In Candidatus Dormiibacterota bacterium, a single genomic region encodes these proteins:
- a CDS encoding cytochrome c, translating into MRRLISIAWLCCACAFLFLIAARAARAVPVFANGQGVSCEECHTTFPGMTPYGMMVMMTNFQTLNRHLQDQALPFAVRAYVTSYLANKDRPGALMVSDLSLLGGGFLGRNFTWYLEQHAIDSGQIGQTEQMWLSWNGLFHGTNSLQLGKFHTPFPFMPAHAWTLGSYLLATQQTGQNVFNPNEARWGMAFSGMSNEFMYNLSYLTGSGATGDALDYNQTVNPRTLDANVSYGGMSEPWSIGIVGMRGFAPLHDALGAFAGTDPFTREGLYYGYQTPQWHFQTMFYHGFDAQPALSERDVPLNGFMLEVERDIGWRNHVLLRYDVASSDTLNRQYVLDFSHNLQPNMALIGELLVGPNAAPQIGLQLAFAGPYEPGKRFLFSEPAGVTVEPIVPRVAAASPLAPAASANAGAGLVAQNGCTGCHGTNFQGGIGPALFGIEHRLTPQGIAFAILHPHPPMPNFGFTAAQVADIAAYLSSLDGGAAGAGPTISLSPQNPATTATLTVRFPGTIPALVTAAAIMHMGIETHQYAVTLRPTSDPHVLSGVLRFNMAGPWVVEVRYGSTVIDKPIEVGGGS; encoded by the coding sequence ATGAGGCGCCTCATTTCGATCGCGTGGCTCTGCTGCGCGTGTGCATTCTTGTTCCTGATTGCTGCGCGCGCGGCCCGGGCGGTACCGGTCTTCGCAAACGGGCAGGGCGTCTCGTGCGAGGAGTGCCACACGACCTTTCCCGGCATGACGCCGTACGGCATGATGGTCATGATGACGAACTTCCAAACGCTCAACCGTCACCTGCAGGATCAAGCGCTGCCCTTTGCGGTGCGCGCGTACGTCACATCGTATCTCGCCAACAAGGATCGGCCCGGCGCGCTGATGGTCTCGGATCTGTCGCTCTTGGGCGGCGGCTTCCTTGGCCGCAACTTCACGTGGTACCTCGAGCAGCATGCGATCGACTCCGGGCAAATCGGACAGACCGAGCAGATGTGGCTTTCGTGGAACGGCCTCTTCCATGGAACGAACTCGCTGCAGCTCGGAAAGTTTCACACGCCCTTCCCGTTCATGCCGGCGCACGCCTGGACGCTCGGCAGCTACCTGCTCGCGACGCAGCAGACCGGGCAGAACGTCTTCAACCCGAACGAAGCGCGCTGGGGAATGGCCTTCAGCGGAATGTCGAACGAGTTCATGTACAATCTATCGTACCTCACCGGGAGCGGGGCGACCGGCGACGCGCTCGACTACAACCAGACCGTGAATCCACGAACGCTCGATGCGAACGTCTCCTACGGCGGCATGTCGGAGCCGTGGAGCATTGGAATCGTGGGCATGCGCGGGTTCGCGCCGCTGCACGACGCGCTCGGAGCGTTCGCCGGCACCGATCCCTTCACGCGCGAAGGTCTCTACTACGGCTACCAGACGCCGCAGTGGCATTTCCAAACGATGTTCTATCACGGCTTCGACGCGCAACCTGCTCTCTCGGAGCGCGACGTCCCGCTCAACGGCTTCATGCTGGAGGTGGAGCGCGACATCGGTTGGCGCAATCACGTCCTGCTCCGTTACGACGTCGCGAGCTCCGACACGCTCAACCGGCAGTACGTGCTCGACTTCTCGCACAATCTCCAGCCGAATATGGCACTTATCGGCGAGCTGCTCGTGGGGCCGAACGCGGCGCCGCAGATCGGACTCCAGCTCGCCTTCGCGGGACCGTACGAGCCCGGGAAGCGTTTCTTGTTCAGCGAACCCGCCGGGGTCACCGTCGAGCCGATCGTACCCCGCGTTGCCGCAGCCTCGCCTCTCGCCCCCGCCGCGTCCGCAAACGCCGGCGCAGGGCTCGTCGCGCAGAACGGATGCACGGGCTGCCACGGCACGAACTTCCAAGGCGGGATCGGTCCGGCGCTCTTCGGAATCGAGCATCGCTTGACGCCGCAAGGAATCGCGTTTGCGATCTTGCATCCGCATCCACCGATGCCGAACTTCGGATTCACCGCGGCGCAAGTAGCGGATATCGCCGCCTATCTCTCGAGTCTCGACGGCGGAGCCGCGGGAGCCGGCCCGACGATCTCGCTGAGCCCGCAGAACCCTGCGACGACCGCGACGCTGACCGTTCGTTTTCCGGGCACCATACCGGCGCTGGTAACCGCCGCCGCGATCATGCACATGGGGATAGAGACGCATCAATACGCGGTCACGCTTCGGCCGACGAGCGACCCACACGTCCTGAGCGGAGTTCTGCGCTTCAACATGGCAGGACCGTGGGTCGTCGAGGTCCGCTACGGGAGTACGGTCATTGACAAACCGATCGAAGTCGGGGGCGGCTCGTGA
- a CDS encoding multicopper oxidase family protein, with protein sequence MNRAAFLRRSAGAMAVASIAPLSERALASDVVEYALTAAALTFTPAPGIAFPALGYNGRVPGPLLRVVHGQRVRVLYRNLTGVATTVHWHGMILPNAMDGVPGVTQAPVLHGGSFRYEFAPGPPGTRWYHDHGMMLGAVRGLFGMFVVDDPKEQRADKEFALVFHDVPDMQSVHAAMAGRSSAPMTDPVGSPEMAEMMPNDRMGDEVSYRAHCINGESYPATQSLTVNVGERVRLRILNANPTQTRYVRLAAHRLTVTHADGNPLERPVDVDALRIGVAERYDAWFEVTRPGAWLLQGLSSDPLAFEQAVVVRTPGMENVSPQSSSQSLEGVDYFTYEKACGVGGDYRERPADVRKALTLGGGTYGTSIWSIDGKQWPNTPKIHVRRGDRVAVTFTNKTDMEHPMHLHGHVFSIVAINGKALLRPLAKDVSLVPANGGTLSWTFDATSPAGRWLLHCHNEVHMMDGMMTEVDYLS encoded by the coding sequence GTGAACCGCGCCGCGTTCCTGCGGCGCAGCGCCGGCGCGATGGCCGTCGCGTCGATCGCGCCGCTTTCGGAACGCGCGCTCGCGAGCGACGTGGTCGAGTACGCGCTCACGGCCGCAGCGCTGACCTTCACGCCGGCGCCCGGTATCGCGTTCCCCGCGCTCGGGTACAACGGGCGCGTTCCCGGTCCGCTTCTTCGGGTCGTCCACGGCCAGCGCGTACGCGTCCTCTACCGAAATCTCACCGGCGTTGCGACCACCGTGCACTGGCACGGGATGATCCTGCCCAACGCGATGGACGGCGTTCCCGGGGTGACGCAAGCTCCGGTGCTGCACGGCGGGAGCTTTCGCTACGAGTTCGCGCCGGGGCCACCCGGAACGCGCTGGTACCACGATCACGGCATGATGCTCGGCGCGGTGCGTGGGCTCTTCGGCATGTTCGTCGTCGACGATCCGAAGGAGCAGCGCGCGGACAAAGAGTTCGCGCTGGTCTTCCACGACGTGCCGGACATGCAGAGCGTGCACGCGGCCATGGCCGGGCGCAGCTCCGCGCCGATGACGGACCCGGTAGGCTCTCCCGAGATGGCAGAGATGATGCCCAACGACCGTATGGGGGACGAGGTTTCGTATCGTGCGCACTGCATCAACGGCGAAAGCTATCCCGCAACGCAGTCGCTTACCGTCAACGTCGGAGAGCGCGTGCGGCTGCGCATTCTCAACGCCAACCCAACGCAGACGCGATACGTGCGCTTGGCGGCGCATCGCCTCACCGTTACGCACGCCGACGGCAATCCGCTCGAGCGACCGGTCGACGTGGACGCGTTGCGCATCGGCGTTGCCGAGCGTTACGATGCATGGTTCGAGGTAACGCGGCCGGGAGCGTGGCTCCTCCAAGGCCTCTCGAGCGATCCGCTCGCATTCGAACAGGCCGTCGTCGTTCGCACGCCCGGCATGGAGAACGTCTCGCCGCAGAGCAGTTCGCAATCGCTCGAAGGCGTCGATTATTTCACCTACGAGAAAGCCTGCGGCGTCGGCGGTGACTACCGGGAACGCCCGGCCGACGTGCGCAAAGCGTTGACCCTCGGCGGCGGCACGTACGGGACGTCGATCTGGTCGATCGACGGAAAGCAATGGCCCAACACGCCGAAGATTCACGTTCGGCGCGGCGACCGCGTCGCCGTGACGTTCACGAACAAGACCGACATGGAGCATCCCATGCACCTTCACGGGCACGTCTTTTCCATCGTCGCGATCAACGGCAAGGCTCTGCTGCGACCGCTGGCAAAGGACGTCTCCCTCGTTCCTGCAAACGGCGGAACGTTGAGCTGGACGTTCGACGCCACGTCGCCTGCCGGGCGTTGGCTGCTCCACTGCCACAACGAAGTCCACATGATGGACGGAATGATGACGGAGGTCGACTATCTCTCGTAA
- the rfaD gene encoding ADP-glyceromanno-heptose 6-epimerase produces the protein MAVTGGAGLIGSAVIWALNRRGIDDILVVDRLDSSEKWRHLVPLRFADYVDADVFADRLLDREDAFGDLQTIVHLGACSSTTETDAGYLLRNNYEYTKRLAEHAAARDARFVYASSAATYGSLEENLSDELDLRSLRPLNAYAFSKQLFDLYAARTGLADRCCGIKYFNVFGPNEDHKADMRSIVLKAYEQILTNGSVKLFKSYRPEFADGEQRRDFIYVKDVAEITLHLAQAGTAGLVNAGTGRAQTWLELVRPIFRALALPERIEFVDMPEQLRGRYQYSTCARIDRLRASGYDGRMTPLAEAVTDYVRGYLVPGRPLDPADAPLEATALA, from the coding sequence ATTGCCGTCACGGGCGGCGCTGGCCTCATCGGGAGCGCCGTCATCTGGGCACTCAACCGCCGCGGCATCGACGACATTCTCGTCGTCGACCGCCTCGACAGCAGCGAGAAGTGGCGCCATCTCGTCCCATTGCGATTCGCCGACTACGTCGACGCCGACGTCTTTGCAGATCGGCTCTTGGATCGCGAGGATGCCTTCGGCGATCTGCAAACGATCGTCCACCTCGGCGCGTGCTCGTCGACGACGGAGACCGACGCCGGTTACCTCCTGCGCAACAACTATGAGTACACGAAGCGCCTGGCCGAGCATGCTGCTGCACGGGATGCGCGCTTCGTCTACGCGTCGTCGGCCGCGACGTACGGCTCGCTCGAGGAGAACCTCTCCGACGAGCTCGACCTTCGCTCGCTCCGCCCGCTCAACGCCTACGCGTTCTCCAAACAACTCTTCGATCTCTACGCGGCCCGCACGGGTCTTGCCGACCGGTGCTGTGGCATCAAATACTTCAACGTCTTCGGCCCGAACGAAGATCACAAGGCCGATATGCGCAGCATCGTCTTGAAAGCGTACGAGCAAATCCTGACGAACGGCAGCGTCAAACTCTTCAAAAGCTATCGCCCGGAGTTCGCTGACGGCGAGCAGCGGCGCGACTTCATCTACGTCAAGGACGTGGCGGAGATCACGCTCCATCTGGCGCAAGCCGGAACGGCCGGCCTCGTGAACGCCGGAACCGGCCGCGCGCAGACGTGGCTCGAGCTCGTCCGGCCGATCTTTCGAGCGCTTGCGCTTCCCGAGCGCATCGAGTTCGTCGACATGCCGGAGCAGCTGCGCGGGCGGTACCAGTACTCCACCTGCGCGCGCATCGACCGCCTACGCGCGAGCGGCTACGACGGCAGGATGACCCCGCTCGCGGAGGCGGTCACCGACTACGTCCGCGGCTACCTCGTGCCCGGGCGTCCGCTGGACCCTGCCGACGCGCCGTTGGAGGCAACCGCGCTCGCTTAG
- a CDS encoding CPBP family intramembrane glutamic endopeptidase codes for MRAIVVLAELWAASEIVLLTGPLRGAALVYAIGALALFFCSALTYLVTLPPRSARDAPITRQLLPLQLALTLLVVALTGWMLAVHAHALAFAPPLWSSINRHLGAALAAVAPGGLGPPLLNFAEYAVLPLVVLALLRVPFAKMGLGGFNRGSAASAAIWLVLPFFAVAYAILYADTSVALVGRRFLSSFFSSGFSQEFLFRGALFGRLRALMPTQWAAFLQAIAFGLWHFGADVARGHGIVPALALMVPAQAAFAYAMAILVRRSGNLAIPVVLHTTLDALRSVV; via the coding sequence ATGCGCGCGATCGTCGTTCTCGCCGAGCTCTGGGCGGCCTCTGAGATCGTTCTCCTCACCGGTCCGCTGCGAGGCGCAGCACTCGTCTATGCGATCGGCGCGCTCGCACTCTTCTTCTGCTCCGCGCTGACCTACCTCGTCACGCTTCCGCCTCGAAGCGCGCGCGACGCGCCGATCACGCGGCAGCTCCTTCCGCTGCAGCTCGCGTTGACGCTGCTCGTCGTCGCGCTCACGGGTTGGATGCTCGCGGTCCACGCGCACGCGCTCGCGTTTGCGCCGCCGCTTTGGTCGTCCATCAATCGTCATCTCGGCGCCGCATTGGCTGCCGTGGCGCCGGGCGGCCTTGGCCCGCCGCTCCTGAACTTCGCGGAGTACGCAGTGCTGCCGCTCGTCGTGCTGGCGCTCCTACGCGTTCCGTTCGCGAAGATGGGGCTGGGGGGCTTCAACCGCGGTAGCGCCGCCTCCGCCGCGATCTGGCTGGTGCTGCCGTTTTTTGCCGTCGCGTATGCGATTCTGTACGCCGATACGTCGGTCGCGCTCGTCGGGCGGCGTTTTCTCTCGAGCTTCTTTTCGAGCGGGTTCAGCCAAGAGTTCCTTTTCCGCGGCGCGCTCTTCGGGAGGCTGCGCGCACTCATGCCGACGCAATGGGCCGCATTCTTGCAGGCGATCGCCTTCGGCCTCTGGCACTTCGGTGCCGACGTCGCGCGCGGACACGGTATCGTGCCGGCGCTCGCGCTCATGGTACCCGCACAGGCGGCGTTCGCGTACGCCATGGCGATCCTCGTGCGGCGCAGCGGCAACCTCGCGATCCCCGTGGTGCTCCACACGACGCTCGACGCGCTTCGCTCCGTCGTCTAG
- a CDS encoding TlpA disulfide reductase family protein: MQNRRTLAYALVTIAILGIIVAVVVVRTLHPPQNLQNASYAPAMSALQTGSAAPEFRIPSTAGLFDLDRERRPVLVEIFASWCPHCQHETAVLNRLYGAFESRVAFIAIPGSTTGMDGSSPESEADLLNFIERFHVAYPVAVFDPQLTVANEYIQGGFPTIAVVGTNKKILYVSTGEIPYQTLASALNKAR; encoded by the coding sequence ATGCAAAATCGCCGCACCCTCGCGTACGCGCTCGTCACCATCGCCATACTCGGCATCATCGTCGCAGTCGTCGTCGTACGAACGCTTCATCCGCCGCAGAATCTGCAGAACGCATCGTATGCCCCGGCGATGAGCGCGCTCCAAACGGGCAGTGCGGCGCCGGAGTTCCGCATCCCGTCCACGGCCGGCCTCTTCGACCTCGACAGAGAGCGCCGTCCCGTCCTGGTTGAAATCTTCGCGAGCTGGTGCCCGCATTGCCAGCACGAGACCGCCGTTCTGAACAGGCTCTACGGCGCGTTCGAGTCGCGCGTCGCTTTCATCGCCATTCCGGGAAGCACGACCGGGATGGACGGGAGCTCGCCCGAATCGGAGGCGGATCTCCTCAACTTCATCGAGCGCTTCCACGTGGCGTATCCCGTTGCGGTTTTCGACCCGCAGCTCACCGTCGCCAACGAGTACATTCAAGGCGGCTTTCCCACGATCGCCGTCGTCGGAACGAACAAGAAGATTCTCTACGTCAGCACGGGCGAGATCCCGTACCAAACGCTAGCGAGTGCTTTGAATAAAGCGCGCTAG
- a CDS encoding MauE/DoxX family redox-associated membrane protein — MAWLVFALRVLLGGLLIVAGALKVSHPESLASAIAGYRLLPGALVVPLAIAIPPLELILGFYLAIGLFTRIASASVCAMLLVYAAAVASAVVRHIPANCGCFGPADAATADWPHVGVDAALAALAALIARRAPGSLALDATLSRAARKDR, encoded by the coding sequence ATGGCTTGGCTGGTCTTCGCGCTGCGCGTCCTCTTGGGAGGCTTGCTGATCGTCGCGGGCGCGCTCAAGGTCTCGCACCCCGAGTCTCTCGCGTCGGCGATCGCCGGATATCGCTTGCTTCCCGGTGCCCTCGTCGTACCGCTCGCGATCGCGATTCCGCCGCTCGAGCTGATCCTAGGCTTCTACCTCGCGATCGGGCTCTTCACGCGTATCGCCTCGGCGAGCGTGTGTGCCATGTTGCTCGTCTATGCCGCGGCGGTTGCGTCGGCGGTCGTACGACATATTCCGGCGAACTGCGGCTGCTTCGGCCCGGCAGACGCCGCGACGGCCGACTGGCCGCACGTCGGCGTCGACGCCGCGCTTGCGGCGCTCGCCGCGCTAATCGCCCGCCGGGCGCCGGGCTCTCTCGCGCTCGACGCAACGCTGTCGCGCGCAGCCAGGAAGGACCGCTAA
- a CDS encoding SCO family protein: MRLALLAVIVTVLAACGSGTAFTGTAFSPARPAPDFTLVDQAGRNWSLASQRGTSVALYFGYTHCLDECPLTVAKLARAIAALPSGDRAEVVFVTVDPQRDTPRVLAAFVRRFRGATVVGLTGTHRALARVYAAYHVWEQRIPGRARRGGYAVAHASPVFLIDDRGMLRVLHDDGDARSAFVHDLRELNG, encoded by the coding sequence GTGCGTCTCGCGCTCCTCGCCGTCATCGTCACCGTGCTCGCAGCCTGCGGCTCCGGCACCGCATTCACCGGAACCGCGTTCTCGCCGGCGCGCCCCGCACCCGATTTCACGCTCGTGGATCAAGCCGGCCGCAACTGGAGTCTCGCGTCGCAGCGAGGAACGAGCGTCGCGCTCTACTTCGGCTACACGCATTGCCTCGATGAGTGTCCATTGACGGTCGCCAAGCTCGCGCGTGCTATTGCCGCTCTTCCCTCAGGCGATCGTGCGGAGGTTGTATTCGTCACCGTCGATCCGCAGCGGGATACGCCCCGGGTTCTCGCCGCCTTCGTCCGCCGCTTCCGCGGGGCCACGGTCGTCGGCCTGACCGGAACGCATCGCGCCCTCGCGCGCGTGTACGCTGCGTATCACGTCTGGGAGCAGCGCATTCCGGGAAGGGCGAGGCGCGGCGGCTACGCCGTCGCTCACGCCTCGCCGGTCTTCCTGATCGACGATCGCGGCATGCTGCGCGTACTTCACGACGACGGCGACGCGCGCAGCGCGTTCGTTCACGATCTCCGCGAGCTAAACGGATGA
- a CDS encoding SCO family protein: MMLGALVLAASLIPVHGFVLDARGGRTAIIRTDAVPLMLPSQTRRYRLSPHAPLAMGDGVDGFVDTSTRPWTLRDPLAAGHFVPGLPDAGRVIPVDIGSALPSALLVDQSGRLISLQRAFAGKTLLLSFVFTRCPDRDLCPAISGKFAYLQSHLDPARFALAEITLDPPYDSPRVLAEYGRTFGQNAAIWSLLTGRGSTIVRLLDAFGINSLRVSSSAFIHNDKLFIVASNGRVADVLTTAAWNPDDVIAQARSVAGLASNPFERFKLSLIAGIVTMCGGSQWAGIVMLELALFFIILLFVSGALWFVARTLWGRGT; this comes from the coding sequence ATGATGCTCGGCGCTCTCGTCTTGGCCGCGTCGCTCATTCCGGTTCACGGATTCGTGCTCGACGCGCGCGGCGGACGAACCGCGATCATACGAACCGACGCCGTGCCCCTTATGCTGCCGTCGCAGACACGCCGTTACCGGCTCTCGCCGCACGCACCGCTCGCAATGGGAGACGGCGTCGACGGCTTCGTCGACACGTCGACACGCCCGTGGACGCTGCGCGATCCGCTTGCCGCCGGGCATTTCGTGCCGGGGCTGCCCGATGCCGGGCGCGTGATTCCCGTCGACATCGGGAGTGCGCTGCCCTCGGCGTTGCTCGTCGACCAAAGCGGCCGCCTGATCTCGCTGCAACGCGCCTTCGCGGGCAAGACGCTGCTGCTCAGCTTCGTCTTCACGCGCTGCCCCGACCGCGATCTCTGTCCGGCGATCAGCGGCAAGTTCGCCTACCTGCAGTCGCATCTCGATCCCGCGCGCTTCGCGCTCGCCGAGATTACGCTCGACCCTCCGTACGACTCGCCGCGCGTCCTAGCAGAGTACGGCCGCACGTTCGGTCAGAACGCCGCAATCTGGAGCCTGCTGACCGGGCGCGGATCGACGATCGTGCGGCTCCTCGACGCCTTCGGCATCAACTCGCTACGTGTGAGCTCGAGCGCCTTCATCCATAACGACAAGCTCTTCATCGTCGCCTCGAACGGCCGCGTCGCCGACGTGCTCACGACGGCCGCCTGGAACCCGGACGACGTCATCGCGCAGGCGCGCTCCGTTGCCGGGCTCGCGAGCAATCCCTTCGAGCGCTTCAAACTCTCGCTGATCGCCGGCATCGTGACCATGTGCGGCGGCAGTCAATGGGCGGGGATCGTCATGCTCGAGCTCGCGCTCTTCTTCATCATCCTGCTCTTCGTATCGGGCGCGCTCTGGTTCGTGGCACGCACCCTCTGGGGGAGAGGAACGTAG
- a CDS encoding sigma-70 family RNA polymerase sigma factor, translating to MAAPRKPVQPPSAEQRAFLERAMEQYGKATYNFAYRLTRNDSDAADLTQEAFIRVYRAWRSFVPGTSFLSWIYRIVTNLYRDELRRQKGRYQEEIPEDNAPQAFGGSRPLAVEPIDEYVERQMSEPVAKALEALTPDQRAVLVLADIEEYSYQEIAEIVGCSIGTVRSRLHRARNQLRRLVTEHSTTL from the coding sequence GTGGCTGCTCCCCGCAAGCCCGTCCAACCGCCCTCGGCCGAGCAGCGAGCCTTCTTGGAACGCGCCATGGAGCAATACGGCAAGGCGACCTACAACTTCGCCTACCGCCTGACGCGCAACGACTCGGATGCCGCCGATTTGACCCAGGAGGCCTTCATCAGGGTCTATCGGGCCTGGCGCAGCTTCGTCCCGGGGACCTCTTTCCTCTCATGGATCTACCGAATTGTCACGAATCTCTACCGGGACGAACTTCGGCGCCAGAAGGGACGTTATCAGGAGGAGATCCCCGAAGACAATGCACCGCAGGCCTTCGGGGGGAGCCGGCCTTTGGCGGTCGAGCCGATCGACGAGTATGTCGAGCGGCAGATGAGCGAACCGGTCGCCAAGGCGTTGGAGGCACTCACACCCGACCAGCGAGCCGTGCTGGTACTTGCAGACATCGAGGAGTATAGCTACCAGGAGATTGCGGAGATCGTCGGCTGCTCGATCGGAACGGTCCGCTCACGCCTTCACCGGGCGCGCAACCAGCTCCGCAGACTCGTAACCGAGCATTCAACAACATTATGA
- a CDS encoding sigma-E factor regulatory protein RseB domain-containing protein codes for MTLRRVLTLLLVLAAGAHVSAAPAQTDHTAFALLHAAAEAPLHVSFVAQVELLTIGSHGSDASIFRVEHRAPNLTRRWYLAPSNVYGDWTVSRGDSTYAVDVKHHRVVVTRHDAFGVHFGWRHNLALLTRNYAPILGPDAQIAGRRARTISLVNRYSGATTMRLWVDAATGLMLQRQVYATDGSLVVQMHFAELRITNDIPISTFSLPANYAQTIGPSRSLPSNNPARAMAESGFAARAPRFLPEGFTPVAADVGDEKGIRTLHILYSDGLRTISLFENARGAAVDMSGYHPVALTVGPLHVESVDRGPTTLFAWSQGNLHYALVGDLNREDLEKIALSLAQ; via the coding sequence ATGACGCTGCGCCGGGTTCTCACGCTCCTTCTCGTTCTCGCAGCCGGAGCGCACGTCTCGGCGGCACCCGCGCAAACCGACCACACGGCGTTTGCGTTGCTTCATGCAGCCGCGGAGGCACCACTTCACGTATCGTTCGTCGCCCAAGTCGAACTCCTGACGATCGGGTCGCACGGATCCGATGCCTCGATCTTTCGCGTCGAACATCGCGCTCCCAACTTGACGCGGCGGTGGTATCTGGCACCGTCGAACGTGTACGGCGATTGGACGGTCTCGCGCGGAGATTCGACCTATGCCGTCGACGTGAAGCACCACCGGGTGGTCGTTACCCGGCACGATGCCTTCGGCGTCCACTTCGGCTGGCGCCACAACCTCGCGCTACTGACGCGAAACTACGCGCCTATCCTCGGACCCGACGCGCAGATCGCGGGGCGCCGCGCCCGCACGATCTCACTCGTGAATCGATACTCGGGTGCCACGACGATGCGGCTGTGGGTCGATGCGGCGACCGGCCTCATGCTCCAACGGCAGGTCTACGCCACGGATGGCTCGCTCGTAGTGCAGATGCACTTCGCCGAGCTTCGCATCACGAACGACATTCCGATCTCCACCTTCAGCCTCCCCGCCAACTACGCCCAAACCATTGGCCCAAGTCGCAGCCTGCCTTCTAACAACCCCGCGCGGGCGATGGCGGAAAGCGGCTTCGCAGCGCGAGCGCCGCGCTTTCTTCCCGAGGGTTTCACGCCGGTCGCCGCCGACGTCGGCGACGAGAAAGGGATACGGACGCTGCACATCCTCTACTCCGACGGCCTGCGCACGATCTCGCTCTTCGAAAACGCCCGCGGTGCCGCAGTCGACATGTCGGGATATCATCCGGTCGCACTCACGGTCGGTCCGCTGCACGTGGAATCCGTCGATCGAGGGCCGACGACGCTGTTCGCGTGGTCGCAAGGGAACCTCCACTATGCGCTCGTCGGCGATTTGAACCGCGAGGACTTGGAGAAGATCGCGCTCTCGCTCGCGCAGTAA
- a CDS encoding PQQ-binding-like beta-propeller repeat protein — translation MASLRNAWLWPLALVLAACSQHQESRAMGVTAPPDPSVRIFRSDRETSWTSFRLGGGLNVVVVDPRLPSAFAWSVRTGGISSSPVVYHDAILVASNDHRLYAIDGATGAIRWTYKAENELMAQPIYERGTIFVATGNSDCSAYFPPSYVVMGLGTNRIEAIDAATGRETWSQGIAGTGMPTPLLVGGAIVHADGAGAVVALDSKTGAYRWHASLPSFFSMTAVTRGDAGRIYVSGGFPNAVYALNAKTGAVLWRRAFARVDGAIADDPIASTKTSLVGMYVEPLARGPQGWVVQFGSLARQHVYALDKRTGSVLWDRTLANVKGRAPAFNESAIPLIYRNAIFIGSALTSIVSALDVRSGRVLWQLRVKGPVKGGLVARNGIVYFGDLGGYFWAVDAATGRVLGRKAEGVHFNVGSPIIVNDTLIDGSREGVVAVPLRSLRSG, via the coding sequence ATGGCATCTCTCAGGAATGCGTGGCTTTGGCCGCTTGCGCTCGTACTTGCCGCGTGCTCGCAGCATCAGGAATCGCGCGCGATGGGCGTGACGGCGCCGCCCGATCCGAGCGTGCGCATCTTTCGCTCGGACCGTGAGACGTCGTGGACGAGCTTTCGCTTGGGGGGCGGCCTCAACGTCGTCGTGGTCGATCCGCGCCTTCCGAGCGCGTTCGCGTGGAGCGTTCGAACCGGCGGCATCTCCTCGTCCCCCGTTGTCTACCACGATGCAATTCTGGTGGCCTCGAACGACCATCGCCTGTACGCGATCGATGGAGCGACGGGTGCCATCCGCTGGACGTACAAAGCGGAGAACGAGCTCATGGCCCAGCCGATCTACGAGCGCGGCACGATCTTCGTTGCGACGGGCAACTCCGACTGCTCGGCGTACTTCCCGCCGTCGTACGTCGTCATGGGCTTGGGAACCAATCGCATCGAAGCGATCGACGCGGCGACCGGGCGAGAGACGTGGTCGCAGGGCATTGCGGGAACCGGCATGCCGACGCCCCTATTGGTCGGTGGCGCGATCGTCCACGCGGACGGCGCCGGCGCCGTCGTAGCGCTCGATTCCAAGACAGGCGCGTATCGGTGGCACGCGTCATTACCGTCGTTCTTTTCGATGACGGCGGTGACCCGCGGCGACGCAGGAAGAATCTACGTCTCCGGTGGCTTTCCCAACGCCGTCTACGCGCTGAACGCCAAGACCGGCGCGGTCCTCTGGAGACGAGCGTTCGCGCGCGTGGACGGCGCGATAGCCGACGATCCGATTGCATCGACGAAGACGAGCCTCGTGGGCATGTACGTAGAGCCGCTCGCACGTGGCCCGCAAGGCTGGGTCGTACAGTTCGGATCCCTCGCGCGCCAGCACGTATATGCCCTTGACAAGCGAACGGGAAGCGTGCTCTGGGATCGCACGCTTGCCAACGTCAAAGGCCGCGCTCCGGCGTTCAACGAATCCGCGATTCCGCTTATCTATCGAAACGCAATCTTCATCGGCAGCGCCCTGACATCAATCGTGAGCGCCCTTGACGTGCGCAGCGGGCGAGTCCTTTGGCAGCTACGCGTGAAAGGGCCCGTGAAAGGCGGGCTCGTCGCCCGAAACGGGATCGTCTATTTTGGAGATCTCGGCGGCTACTTCTGGGCGGTTGACGCGGCAACGGGCCGCGTCCTCGGGAGAAAGGCGGAAGGGGTCCACTTCAACGTCGGCTCTCCCATCATCGTGAACGACACGCTGATCGACGGCTCGCGCGAAGGAGTCGTGGCAGTCCCGTTGCGCAGCCTGCGCTCTGGGTGA